A window of Selenomonas ruminantium subsp. lactilytica TAM6421 contains these coding sequences:
- a CDS encoding tRNA 2-thiocytidine biosynthesis TtcA family protein — translation MNIQIPQLYYSKLMRAIVEFDMINDGDHILLGISGGKDSIFLAYAMAILKKRLHKDFKLSALTINPQFRDENGRPALFDIERARDFMAELEIPYDIIDVDIAGTIENTPEKNPCFTCAFFRRGAMNRYALEHGVNKIAYAHHHDDAVETFLMSLLYSGQLHTFTPVTYLDRTKLTVIRPLVYFRESEMVDAIHIHGFDPVKSPCPHDGNTCRQEVKELIATLGETIPDVYDHLGAAMRKGALGELWPATKTRAEMRQTYFEYKNK, via the coding sequence ATGAACATCCAAATTCCTCAACTATATTACAGCAAACTGATGCGGGCCATTGTCGAATTCGATATGATAAACGACGGCGATCATATCCTGCTGGGGATTTCCGGCGGCAAGGACAGCATCTTCCTCGCCTATGCCATGGCCATCCTAAAAAAGCGCCTGCATAAGGATTTCAAACTGTCGGCCCTCACCATCAACCCTCAGTTCAGGGACGAGAATGGCCGCCCTGCCCTCTTTGATATCGAGCGGGCGCGGGATTTTATGGCCGAGCTTGAAATCCCCTATGATATCATCGATGTGGATATTGCCGGCACGATTGAAAATACCCCCGAGAAAAATCCTTGCTTTACCTGTGCTTTTTTCCGCCGGGGAGCCATGAACCGCTATGCCCTGGAACATGGCGTGAATAAGATTGCCTATGCCCACCACCATGATGATGCGGTGGAAACCTTCCTGATGAGTCTGCTCTATTCCGGGCAGCTCCATACCTTTACCCCCGTCACTTATCTGGACCGCACCAAGCTCACCGTCATCCGCCCGCTGGTTTACTTCCGGGAGTCCGAAATGGTGGACGCCATCCATATCCACGGCTTCGATCCGGTCAAAAGCCCCTGTCCCCATGATGGCAACACCTGCCGTCAGGAGGTCAAGGAACTGATTGCCACTCTGGGCGAGACCATTCCCGATGTCTATGACCATTTGGGCGCTGCCATGCGAAAAGGCGCACTCGGGGAGCTTTGGCCTGCTACCAAAACCCGCGCCGAAATGCGCCAAACATATTTTGAGTATAAAAATAAATAA